A window of Syngnathoides biaculeatus isolate LvHL_M chromosome 9, ASM1980259v1, whole genome shotgun sequence contains these coding sequences:
- the odad3 gene encoding coiled-coil domain-containing protein 151 — MLFESESTKPSVYDQIADLQRKIQLLESDRSAYYESSQSALEKNRQNILQLREENRELQKRVSEAEADEQQFVQSALHGRGVEKDTGPPMSGKAALSKLEHRVASKMKRLNALRHTTLTHQRRLDELKRECLRLEAVGFNQVLSEKEDITLKLRSLQKSLEENQVKCKGAANTMTNYLKLKRHLQEESLTFQGQIDGLEAEIMKYRRELQNVQDMNNKAQLSKEMAFTELQQQEELFYKEHQEKDYLLAIYRKRVQEIKARAEKLDAQRKNVQQDELNNEAESSAAMLAAEMEQSICMFDETLQSMKDATGYTDTQEVMDRYIAQRETHRHLQALKADNAYVLLELKEQKVQLNQQFEDMKYSGETKLSSEQRMLDECEQELLAKQHSCETAKERLSSVVKTLSTIQAGVEHLAEKLKHISLNEPPSDVSPNSEELVVQLLSQCERKVRLLQGKLHGKDLNEIAKDMEEEEFYFMIEKQLPSYNKRVTVAEDQEMGLLTNEDDNEEDEGILSREALKRRSQAMIDAMSNKKTWKMKKGK; from the exons ATGTTGTTCGAATCGGAAAGCACCAAACCTTCCGTGTATGACCAAATAGCGGATTTGCAGCGTAAAATTCAACTTTTAG AGAGTGACAGGAGTGCCTATTATGAGAGCTCTCAGTCTGCCCTGGAGAAAAACCGCCAGAACATCCTGCAGCTACGGGAGGAGAACAGAGAATTGCAGAAGAGGGTGTCGGAGGCCGAGGCT GATGAACAACAATTTGTCCAATCGGCCTTACATGGTCGAGGCGTGGAAAAGGACACTGGGCCGCCAATGTCAGGCAAG GCAGCTCTATCCAAACTTGAACACCGGGTGGCGTCCAAGATGAAGCGGCTCAATGCCCTGAGACACACTACCCTGACTCACCAGCGCCGGCTAGATGAGCTAAAGAGGGAGTGCCTCAGACTGGAAGCAGTCGGCTTCAACCAAGTACTCTCTGAAAAGGAGGATATCACACTG AAATTGCGGTCGCTGCAGAAGTCTCTGGAGGAGAACCAGGTCAAGTGCAAGGGGGCTGCAAACACCATGACTAACTATCTGAAACTGAAGCGACACTTGCAG GAGGAGAGTCTCACTTTCCAGGGTCAGATAGACGGTCTTGAAGCGGAAATCATGAAATACAGGCGGGAACTGCAGAATGTGCAGGATATGAACAACAAAGCCCAGCTCTCCAAAGAAATGGCATtt ACTGAGTTACAGCAGCAGGAGGAATTGTTTTACAAGGAACACCAAGAAAAAGATTATCTTCTAGCAATCTACCGAAAGAGGGTGCAGGAGATCAAGGCCCGGGCTGAAAAGCTGGAT GCTCAGAGGAAAAATGTACAACAGGATGAGCTGAACAATGAAGCTGAGTCCAGCGCTGCCATGTTGGCTGCTGAAATGGAGCAGAGCATCTGCATGTTTGATGAGACCCTCCAAAGTATGAAGGATGCCACGggttacacagacacacag GAGGTCATGGATCGTTACATCGCCCAAAGGGAGACTCACCGACATCTGCAAGCGCTGAAAGCAGATAATGCGTATGTTCTCCTGGAGCTAAAAGAGCAGAAGGTGCAACTGAACCAACAGTTTGAGGACATGAAGTATTCAGGAGAAACAAAACTGTCCAG TGAGCAGAGAATGCTGGACGAGTGTGAGCAGGAGCTGCTGGCTAAACAGCACAGCTGCGAAACAGCTAAGGAACGCCTGTCATCCGTCGTTAAAACCCTCAGCACTATCCAAGCTGGAGTGGAGCACCTAGCGGAAAAGCTTAAGCACATCTCTctg AATGAACCACCGTCAGATGTGTCTCCAAATTCAGAAGAGTTGGTGGTGCAGCTGCTGAGCCAGTGTGAACGGAAGGTCCGCTTACTCCAGGGCAAGCTTCACGGAAAAGACCTCAATGAGATTGCGAAGGacatggaggaagaggag ttCTATTTTATGATTGAGAAACAACTGCCTTCATACAACAAGCGAGTCACTGTGGCTGAGGACCAAGAGATGGGACTCTTAACCAACG aggaCGACAATGAGGAGGATGAGGGTATCCTCTCACGAGAAGCATTGAAGCGTCGCTCTCAGGCTATGATTGACGCCATGTCTAACAAGAAAACCTGGAAGATGAAGAAGGGCAAGTAA